One genomic window of Eriocheir sinensis breed Jianghai 21 chromosome 57, ASM2467909v1, whole genome shotgun sequence includes the following:
- the LOC126984851 gene encoding uncharacterized protein LOC126984851 — protein MASWKGSTAKQYRPHINRWLQSCNRWHINPLTPTVTDIVNFLSDTFHRGVGYDSVNTARGALSSLGIVVDGYRAGNHPLVSRFLRGVFNLRPSTPRYAETWDVQLVLHQLRTMKPLGSLSLKELTLKLAMLMALTQAARVQTLHLLLLGDIRIRQDYICVWLGGNIKQCRPKFNVRAVTFKAYAKDCRLCVCETLKMYITRTEQLSGLDKETGTLLISFIKPHKPVTKDTIARWLREVLRLSGVDTEKYSAGSVRPAAASKAKAMAVPITHIMEKAGWSKEATFAKYYDKEIVPERDVFQEAVLQ, from the coding sequence ATGGCCTCCTGGAAAGGTTCAACCGCGAAGCAGTACCGGCCACATATCAACAGGTGGCTCCAGTCTTGTAATAGATGGCACATCAATCCCCTTACTCCCACTGTAACTGATATTGTAAACTTTCTGTCTGACACTTTCCACAGAGGTGTGGGCTATGACTCTGTTAACACGGCGCGGGGAGCCCTATCTTCGCTGGGGATAGTTGTCGATGGTTACAGAGCAGGCAATCACCCTCTTGTCAGCAGGTTCTTAAGAGGAGTTTTCAACCTAAGGCCTTCAACACCTAGATATGCGGAGACTTGGGACGTCCAGCTGGTGCTCCATCAACTACGAACTATGAAACCATTGGGCTCTCTTTCCCTTAAGGAACTGACACTAAAACTTGCAATGCTTATGGCCCTCACACAAGCTGCCAGAGTGCAAACATTACATTTGTTACTGTTGGGAGACATCCGCATTAGACAGGATTATATTTGTGTCTGGCTGGGGGGAAATATTAAACAATGTAGGCCAAAATTCAATGTGCGGGCTGTGACCTTTAAAGCATATGCTAAGGActgtaggttgtgtgtgtgtgaaacattgAAAATGTACATTACAAGAACTGAACAATTAAGTGGCCTGGATAAGGAAACGGGAACCTTGCTTATCAGCTTCATCAAGCCACACAAACCCGTGACGAAAGACACAATTGCAAGATGGCTCAGAGAAGTGCTTCGTTTGTCGGGAGTAGACACTGAAAAGTACTCGGCTGGCAGTGTTCGTCCTGCTGCAGCGTCAAAAGCCAAGGCCATGGCTGTGCCAATCACCCACATCATGGAGAAGGCTGGCTGGTCTAAGGAGGCCACTTTTGCCAAGTATTACGATAAGGAAATTGTTCCGGAACGCGACGTTTTTCAAGAAGCTGTTCTGCAGTAG